The Chryseobacterium sp. 52 genome includes a region encoding these proteins:
- a CDS encoding GLPGLI family protein codes for MKKLFSVFFIALFAIASAQDSKESKETSNRFFYELTFKPKKDSTKLDKVVTILDITDKNRSIYQDYTVIAQDSIMKIEMEAIQKSGMMKDLSKSLKTPKISAKIYKSYPGMKVQYVDKIASGFTPANIGYSEDLKFNWNILNDKQKIGEYNTQKATTEFGGRKWTAWFSTDLPFQDGPYKFFGLPGLIVKIEDDGKNYSWILQGNKKIKDFTEYSYIENLMQAKGGKVNELTREKFEKTFNDFKKDPFASIRPMMTQEMLSKTVPGMDGTVGDMVKKQEQQYKDFYNANDNPIEKPSGDQEKKKK; via the coding sequence ATGAAAAAGCTATTTTCTGTATTCTTTATTGCTCTTTTTGCAATCGCATCCGCACAGGATTCTAAAGAATCAAAAGAAACGTCAAACCGTTTCTTTTACGAATTGACTTTTAAACCGAAAAAAGATTCAACAAAACTGGATAAAGTAGTGACAATCTTAGACATTACAGATAAAAACAGATCTATTTACCAGGATTATACTGTAATTGCACAGGATTCTATCATGAAAATAGAAATGGAAGCAATACAGAAATCAGGAATGATGAAAGATTTGTCAAAATCTCTCAAAACCCCAAAAATCTCTGCAAAAATATACAAGTCATATCCAGGTATGAAAGTTCAGTATGTAGACAAAATAGCAAGTGGATTTACACCAGCGAATATTGGATATAGCGAAGACTTAAAATTTAACTGGAATATTCTAAATGATAAACAAAAAATAGGAGAGTACAATACGCAAAAGGCAACAACTGAATTTGGAGGAAGAAAATGGACCGCTTGGTTCAGTACAGACTTACCATTTCAGGATGGCCCGTATAAGTTCTTCGGACTTCCTGGTCTGATCGTTAAAATTGAAGATGACGGGAAGAATTATTCCTGGATTCTACAGGGAAATAAAAAGATTAAAGACTTTACAGAATACTCTTATATTGAAAACCTGATGCAGGCAAAAGGAGGTAAAGTAAATGAATTAACAAGAGAAAAATTTGAAAAAACATTCAATGATTTCAAAAAAGACCCCTTTGCCTCTATAAGACCTATGATGACGCAGGAAATGTTGTCTAAAACAGTTCCGGGAATGGATGGAACGGTTGGAGATATGGTGAAAAAGCAGGAACAACAGTATAAAGACTTTTATAATGCTAACGATAATCCGATAGAAAAACCATCAGGAGATCAGGAGAAAAAGAAAAAATAA
- a CDS encoding DinB family protein has translation MDTLSQFKDEFETEYQTTRKFFEAYPEDKNDYAPHEKSMKMMPLATHISEIFGWTDTMLKTSDLDFATGAFQPKHLSTKEDLLQTLDENFKSSQEALGNAQEDDLNQTWALKNNGHEVAKWTKYGSIRHALNQITHHRAQLGVYYRLNDIPLPGSYGPSADNQSF, from the coding sequence ATGGACACTTTATCACAATTTAAAGACGAGTTTGAAACGGAGTACCAGACGACCAGAAAATTTTTTGAAGCCTATCCAGAGGATAAAAATGACTATGCTCCGCATGAAAAAAGTATGAAAATGATGCCTCTTGCCACTCATATTTCGGAAATTTTCGGATGGACAGACACCATGCTGAAAACTTCAGATCTGGATTTTGCCACCGGAGCTTTCCAGCCAAAGCATCTTTCTACCAAAGAAGATCTGCTGCAGACACTGGACGAGAATTTTAAATCTTCGCAGGAAGCCCTTGGAAATGCTCAGGAAGATGATCTCAACCAAACCTGGGCACTTAAAAACAATGGCCATGAAGTCGCAAAATGGACGAAATACGGTTCAATCCGGCATGCCTTAAATCAAATTACCCATCACAGGGCACAGTTGGGAGTCTATTACAGACTGAATGACATTCCTCTTCCCGGAAGCTACGGACCCTCTGCTGATAACCAGAGTTTCTAG
- a CDS encoding ferrous iron transport protein A, with protein MKEKDLHKLSGFPKNKMGKILGYDNDHLKMPNKIIEMGLLPETVFRILYQAPFNGPMYVEFGEEKSRIALREEEGDYIIVEELN; from the coding sequence TTGAAAGAGAAGGACTTACATAAATTAAGCGGGTTTCCTAAAAACAAAATGGGGAAGATTTTAGGGTATGATAATGATCACCTGAAAATGCCGAACAAGATCATAGAAATGGGGCTTCTGCCGGAAACTGTTTTCAGGATATTGTATCAGGCGCCGTTCAATGGTCCTATGTATGTGGAATTTGGAGAGGAAAAAAGCCGCATCGCGCTTCGTGAAGAAGAGGGAGATTATATTATTGTTGAAGAATTGAATTAA